A region from the Methylocella sp. genome encodes:
- a CDS encoding GNAT family N-acetyltransferase — protein MNLLFGHDKTVADWASKKFGSPLRNWYWAIGIIDREGLLVGAASFHDFNGSNVELCFYGPGAMTPTILRGLMKFAFVGLKVNRVTARMPRQNKIVIKALPRFGFKCEGVLKRYFGPTKRLDAIMFGILAADAQKYIERAR, from the coding sequence TTGAATCTCCTTTTCGGTCACGACAAAACAGTTGCAGATTGGGCGTCCAAGAAATTCGGCTCTCCATTGCGCAATTGGTATTGGGCGATTGGGATCATCGATCGTGAAGGGCTCTTGGTTGGAGCCGCATCATTTCACGATTTCAACGGATCGAACGTCGAGCTCTGCTTTTATGGCCCCGGCGCGATGACGCCGACGATCCTGCGCGGGTTGATGAAGTTCGCGTTCGTCGGCTTGAAGGTCAATCGCGTGACGGCCCGGATGCCGCGCCAAAATAAAATCGTGATCAAGGCGCTGCCTCGCTTCGGGTTCAAATGCGAGGGCGTCTTGAAGCGTTACTTCGGCCCGACAAAGCGGCTCGATGCGATCATGTTCGGCATTCTGGCCGCGGATGCTCAAAAATATATTGAGAGGGCGAGATGA
- a CDS encoding tail fiber domain-containing protein, whose product MSLSQPTPPNPTQTADTQQGFNQQAATQQAELNDVNQQTPFGSETFTQSGTNPDGTPKFTATTALSPQEQGLFNATVGTQQQVANDAGQLATNLAPSLTSGPNLSNDALTSQLLNMQTQFMQPTFTQQQSNLDSQLAAQGITQGSTAYDNAERSLNQNQTGSVENAMAQDQNQVFNQALQSYEAPIQTLGTLLGEGQPGSVSSSLVSTPQEQVQPANFESTAEQNFDQQNQQFQNTISGLFSIPSAILGGLARAPGTPAAGTTSDRRAKRDIAEIGRLFDGKPVYRFRYHDDPKMQIGLMAQDVAEDCPEAVHVGDDGFMRVNYERATESAVRGVDG is encoded by the coding sequence ATGAGTCTCAGTCAGCCGACGCCCCCAAATCCCACACAGACGGCTGACACGCAGCAGGGCTTCAATCAACAAGCCGCGACGCAGCAGGCCGAGCTGAATGACGTCAACCAGCAGACGCCTTTTGGGTCCGAAACTTTCACCCAATCCGGGACCAATCCTGACGGGACACCGAAATTCACTGCGACGACGGCGCTGAGCCCGCAGGAGCAGGGCCTCTTCAACGCGACAGTCGGGACGCAACAGCAAGTCGCGAACGATGCTGGGCAGTTGGCGACGAACCTCGCGCCGTCTCTGACCTCGGGACCGAACTTGTCGAACGATGCTCTGACCAGCCAGCTGCTGAACATGCAAACCCAATTCATGCAGCCGACATTCACGCAGCAACAGAGCAATCTTGACTCGCAGCTCGCCGCGCAGGGCATCACGCAGGGGTCGACCGCCTACGATAATGCGGAGCGTTCACTCAATCAGAATCAGACCGGATCGGTTGAAAACGCCATGGCGCAGGATCAGAACCAAGTCTTCAATCAGGCGCTTCAGAGCTATGAGGCTCCAATCCAGACGCTGGGAACGCTCCTCGGCGAGGGCCAACCTGGCTCGGTCAGTTCTTCCCTGGTCTCAACACCGCAGGAACAAGTTCAGCCGGCCAATTTCGAGAGCACCGCAGAACAGAATTTCGATCAGCAAAATCAGCAGTTCCAGAACACGATTTCAGGCCTGTTCAGCATCCCGAGCGCGATTCTCGGTGGATTGGCGAGGGCGCCAGGCACGCCGGCCGCCGGTACTACGTCTGATCGCCGCGCGAAGCGGGATATCGCTGAGATCGGCCGACTCTTCGATGGCAAGCCCGTCTATCGCTTCCGCTATCACGACGATCCGAAGATGCAAATTGGATTGATGGCTCAGGATGTGGCCGAGGATTGCCCAGAAGCAGTACATGTCGGCGATGATGGGTTTATGCGCGTGAATTAC